The following proteins come from a genomic window of Phnomibacter ginsenosidimutans:
- a CDS encoding rod shape-determining protein MreD, translated as MSEPVKQIIRFILLVLVQALVLNHMPALHRFVTPYLYFLFLIWLPFNVSRPWMLILGFITGFALDLFTKTPGLHASACLWLAYMRTPLLKLLLPGETKELKTGSSPSVRSMGLTTYILFVVMLTLFHHVWLVMLEWMSFGTFLYFLGKVLFTTLASLLLILIAELLFRPIRKRRKD; from the coding sequence ATGAGCGAACCGGTTAAACAAATCATCCGCTTTATTCTTTTAGTACTGGTGCAGGCACTGGTACTCAATCACATGCCCGCACTTCACCGGTTTGTAACACCATACCTTTATTTTCTGTTTCTCATTTGGCTGCCGTTTAATGTAAGCCGCCCGTGGATGCTGATTCTCGGTTTCATCACCGGCTTTGCTCTCGATTTATTTACCAAAACGCCCGGCCTGCATGCATCTGCCTGCTTATGGTTGGCGTATATGCGTACCCCTTTGCTCAAACTACTGCTACCCGGCGAAACCAAAGAACTCAAAACCGGCAGCAGCCCCAGCGTACGCAGCATGGGCCTTACTACGTACATTTTATTTGTGGTCATGCTCACTTTGTTTCATCATGTTTGGCTGGTAATGCTGGAATGGATGAGCTTTGGCACTTTCCTGTACTTTTTGGGCAAAGTGTTGTTTACCACACTGGCCAGCTTGTTGCTCATTTTGATTGCAGAGTTGCTGTTTAGGCCGATTAGAAAGCGGCGAAAAGACTAA
- a CDS encoding Crp/Fnr family transcriptional regulator, with amino-acid sequence MDTASALAQLHNFTQRIVPLQPQEWEAFSSIWSPMEAGRKTLLTKAGDTERYLYFVVEGLQRIYYSKPDGKEATLVFSYAPSFAGVIDSLLLQQPSRYYMETLTQSRFLRAHVQQWQQMVATHSGIAALSHKALLLAMSGIMERMTELQCFTAEEKFRHLLQRSPHVLQLIPHKYLANYLSIDASTFSKLLGTVRI; translated from the coding sequence ATGGATACCGCTTCGGCACTGGCTCAATTACACAATTTTACACAACGCATTGTACCCCTGCAACCGCAGGAGTGGGAAGCATTTTCCAGCATTTGGTCGCCCATGGAAGCTGGCCGCAAAACGCTGCTCACCAAGGCCGGCGATACCGAACGTTATCTCTATTTTGTTGTAGAAGGCCTTCAACGCATTTACTACAGCAAGCCCGACGGTAAAGAAGCTACCCTCGTGTTTTCTTATGCACCCTCTTTTGCAGGTGTTATTGATTCACTCCTGCTACAACAACCCTCCCGCTATTATATGGAAACGTTGACGCAAAGTCGTTTTTTACGTGCCCACGTGCAGCAGTGGCAGCAAATGGTAGCCACACACAGCGGCATTGCAGCCCTCAGCCACAAAGCTTTATTACTGGCCATGAGTGGCATTATGGAACGCATGACCGAGCTGCAATGCTTTACTGCCGAAGAAAAATTCAGGCACTTGCTGCAGCGCAGCCCGCATGTGTTGCAACTTATTCCGCACAAGTACCTGGCCAACTACCTCAGCATTGATGCCAGTACTTTCAGTAAACTTTTGGGAACGGTACGCATTTAA
- a CDS encoding DinB family protein — MKAPKQHAPIALQPSYEVIARFIDQQEHLLQLLQQAEKANLSHIKVPISIAPMMKLQLGDVLAFLVAHNHRHVQQAQRALQAAAVLQA, encoded by the coding sequence ATGAAAGCACCCAAGCAACATGCTCCCATTGCGCTGCAACCTTCTTATGAAGTGATTGCCCGCTTCATTGATCAGCAGGAACATTTACTGCAGTTATTGCAGCAAGCCGAAAAAGCCAATCTCAGCCACATCAAAGTGCCCATTTCTATTGCCCCCATGATGAAGCTACAACTGGGCGATGTGCTGGCTTTTTTGGTGGCCCACAATCACCGGCATGTGCAGCAAGCCCAACGTGCATTGCAAGCAGCTGCTGTACTGCAAGCATAA
- the mrdA gene encoding penicillin-binding protein 2 has translation MNDFHSIRSRIIQIIFAAAFLMIILQLFNLQILNEDYKLMADNQAIYRKVVYPSRGLIIDRKKHVILDNTTLFDLVVIPAQLRQGCDTAALCNILKISQEEFSKRIINSIVKNGRYQPSVFEGLLDEKTHAQIAEKLALFQPAFDLVERPVRKYPYDAAAHVFGYLAEVDPKFLEKYGSEGYRQGDYAGMTGLERTYEKVLMGQRGIQYWNKDNKNRPTQPYEGGKYDTAAVAGSTLYSSLDIELQQLGEQLMQGKIGSVVAIDPKTGGILAMVSAPSYSPTLLTGNQRRKHFSELYTDPRLPLYNRAITGEYSPGSTFKTLQALVGMQEGVITQHTGYPCRGAYFDCGTGKPKCHGAGHSPDLEHAIAQSCNPYFANVYRKILDNPRYPNVDSSLAVWDRYMYSFGLGHKLGVDLPSERGGYIPTPKRYQKVFGPRWHSCNTISNSIGQGEVNSTVLQLTNAIAMIANKGWYYTPHMIDSIEGGDQFGLLEPYRTKNQPVHIPDSMFEAVHAGMEAVMKPGGTGWRLAVPGINICGKTGTVENYYKGKKQKDHSFFAAFAPRENPQIAIACIVENGGFGATVAAPIVSLMLEKYIHDSISDKRKEWIERYSSMKITPARILDEMRKRDSIKLAKDEERARRQLLNSIKEETGIDSEEETATPDPTPAKPKAPTSTKGKTVGLLAPIDEHRKRKTFSQQA, from the coding sequence ATGAATGATTTCCATTCGATCCGGAGCCGCATCATCCAGATCATTTTCGCCGCCGCTTTTCTCATGATTATTTTGCAGTTGTTCAACCTGCAAATCCTCAACGAGGACTACAAACTTATGGCCGATAACCAGGCCATTTACCGCAAAGTGGTGTACCCCAGCCGTGGGCTCATCATCGACCGGAAAAAGCATGTGATTCTCGACAATACTACCCTGTTTGATTTGGTGGTAATACCAGCCCAACTGCGGCAGGGTTGTGATACTGCAGCGCTGTGCAACATCCTGAAAATTTCTCAGGAAGAATTCAGCAAACGCATCATCAACAGCATTGTAAAAAACGGCCGCTACCAGCCCAGTGTGTTTGAAGGCCTGCTCGACGAAAAAACGCATGCCCAGATAGCAGAAAAACTGGCGCTGTTTCAACCCGCTTTCGATTTGGTGGAGCGGCCGGTGCGTAAATATCCATACGATGCAGCGGCTCACGTGTTTGGCTACCTCGCCGAAGTAGACCCCAAGTTTTTGGAGAAATATGGCAGCGAAGGGTACCGCCAGGGCGACTACGCCGGCATGACCGGACTGGAACGTACCTACGAAAAAGTGCTGATGGGCCAGCGGGGTATTCAGTACTGGAACAAAGACAACAAGAACCGGCCTACCCAACCCTACGAAGGCGGAAAGTATGATACAGCAGCCGTTGCCGGAAGCACCTTGTACTCATCGCTGGATATTGAACTCCAACAACTTGGCGAACAACTCATGCAAGGCAAAATTGGCAGCGTGGTAGCCATCGACCCCAAAACCGGTGGCATTCTGGCCATGGTAAGCGCCCCATCGTATAGCCCTACGTTGCTCACGGGCAACCAGCGCCGCAAGCATTTTTCTGAATTGTACACCGACCCAAGGTTGCCTTTGTACAACAGGGCCATCACGGGTGAATATTCTCCGGGCTCCACCTTCAAAACCTTGCAGGCACTCGTAGGCATGCAAGAAGGTGTGATTACACAGCACACCGGCTACCCTTGCCGTGGTGCGTATTTCGACTGCGGCACGGGCAAACCCAAATGCCACGGTGCCGGCCATTCGCCCGATCTGGAACATGCCATTGCCCAAAGTTGTAACCCCTATTTTGCTAATGTGTACCGCAAAATTTTGGACAACCCCCGCTACCCCAATGTAGACAGCTCATTGGCTGTATGGGACCGCTACATGTACAGCTTTGGCCTCGGCCATAAGCTGGGTGTAGACCTGCCTTCCGAAAGAGGTGGCTACATACCTACGCCTAAGCGTTATCAAAAAGTCTTTGGTCCCCGTTGGCACAGCTGCAATACCATTTCCAACTCCATTGGTCAGGGCGAAGTAAACAGTACTGTGCTGCAACTGACCAACGCCATTGCCATGATTGCCAACAAAGGCTGGTACTATACCCCGCATATGATTGATAGCATTGAAGGCGGCGACCAGTTTGGATTGCTGGAACCCTACCGGACAAAAAATCAACCGGTGCACATTCCCGACAGCATGTTTGAAGCCGTGCATGCAGGTATGGAAGCCGTGATGAAACCCGGCGGTACCGGCTGGCGATTGGCTGTACCCGGCATTAATATTTGTGGCAAAACCGGTACTGTAGAAAACTACTACAAAGGCAAAAAACAAAAGGACCACTCGTTTTTTGCAGCTTTCGCCCCCCGTGAAAATCCACAGATTGCCATTGCCTGTATTGTAGAAAACGGCGGCTTTGGTGCTACAGTGGCAGCCCCCATTGTGAGCCTGATGTTGGAAAAATACATCCACGATAGCATTAGCGACAAACGCAAAGAATGGATTGAACGCTACAGCAGCATGAAGATTACTCCTGCCCGTATTTTGGATGAAATGCGCAAACGGGATAGCATCAAGCTGGCTAAGGATGAAGAACGGGCCCGCCGCCAACTGCTCAACAGCATCAAAGAAGAAACGGGCATTGATAGCGAAGAAGAAACAGCCACCCCCGACCCAACTCCTGCCAAGCCCAAGGCTCCAACCAGCACCAAAGGCAAAACAGTGGGCTTGTTGGCACCCATAGACGAGCACCGCAAACGCAAAACATTTTCTCAGCAGGCCTAA